A single region of the Bufo gargarizans isolate SCDJY-AF-19 unplaced genomic scaffold, ASM1485885v1 fragScaff_scaffold_57_pilon, whole genome shotgun sequence genome encodes:
- the LOC122922639 gene encoding gastrula zinc finger protein XlCGF17.1-like, with protein MQDFRTSGENVHSELHRTDLSYNPPNHEEYFTEQSQIVTTSIGQNQGKRFMCGDCGKQYSRSSVLFAHRRIHTGEKLCACPLCGKCFTNRSHLVIHERIHTGEKPYSCPECGKCFTNKSHLVIHERSHTGKKPYPCSQCGKCFAQKSHLVKHERSHTGERPYSCSECGKRFNTKANLRDHQRIHTGEKPFICSECEKCFTDRSSLFRHKRIHTGEKPYSCSECGKCFTDKSSLVIHKRIHTGEKPYSCSECGKCFTNKSNLAIHEKSHTGEKPYSCSECGKCFTTKTKFKDHHLKYHTGEKSFSCSECGKCFTRKSKFETHQKIHTEKKPYSCLECGKCYKSKKRFSNHQAIHKH; from the coding sequence ATGCAGGACTTCAGGACATCAGGAGAAAATGTACATTCAGAACTTCACCGTACAGATCTATCATATAATCCCCCTAATCATGAGGAATATTTTACTGAGCAGTCACAGATTGTTACCACAAGTATCGGGCAGAACCAGGGTAAAAGGTTTATGTGTGGTGACTGTGGGAAACAGTATTCAAGAAGCTCAGTTCTTTTTGCACACAGAAGAATTCACACGGGAGAGAAGCTGTGTGCATGCCCactatgtgggaaatgttttacaaatagatcacatcttgttatacatgagagaattcacacaggagagaagccatattcctgtccagaatgtgggaaatgttttactaataaatcacatcttgttatacatgagagaagtcacactggAAAGAAGCCGTATCCATGTTCTcagtgtgggaaatgttttgcacaaaaatcacatcttgttaaacacgagagaagtcacacaggtgaGAGGCCttattcctgttcagaatgtggaaaacgtTTTAATACTAAAGCCAATCTCCGGgatcatcagagaattcacacgggagagaaaccatttatatgttctgaatgtgagaaatgttttacagatcGATCAAGTCTTTTTagacataagagaattcacacgggagagaagccatattcatgttcagaatgtgggaaatgttttactgataaatcaagtcttgttatacataagagaattcacacaggagagaagccgtactcatgttcagaatgtgggaaatgttttacaaataaatctAATCTTGCTATCCACGagaaaagtcacacaggagagaagccatattcatgttcagaatgtgggaaatgttttactacaAAAACCAAATTTAAGGATCACCATCTAAaatatcacacaggggagaagtccttctcatgttcagaatgtggaaagtgttttacaaGGAAATCAAAATTTGAAACTCATCAAAAAATTCACACAGAGAAGAAACCATATTCTTGTCTGGAATGTGGAAAATGCTATAAGAGCAAAAAAAGGTTTTCAAACCATCAGGCTATTCACAAACATTAA